From Triticum aestivum cultivar Chinese Spring chromosome 4A, IWGSC CS RefSeq v2.1, whole genome shotgun sequence, a single genomic window includes:
- the LOC123082808 gene encoding uncharacterized protein — protein sequence MSSPSAERQAGVGPAHRLSAPSRVSIHGSAGDILWEIEDVLVHFLNTIGAYLRNEGRNKLVGEFGAEEEEQDIIYFLCTVKLVHCPTFWGQATLNPTSTCRLHLRKLMNIMAPC from the exons ATGTCGTCTCCGTCGGCTGAGCGGCAAGCCGGGGTTGGGCCTGCACACCGTCTATCAGCACCCTCCCGCGTCTCCATTCACGGATCTGCAG GCGACATCCTTTGGGAAATTGAGGATGTCCTCGTGCATTTTCTAAATACAATTGGGGCATATCTGAGGAATGAAGGGAGGAATAAACTCGTGGGAGAgttcggtgcagaggaagaagaacaagatatTATTTATTTCTTGTGTACAGTCAAGCTTGTGCATTGTCCCACT TTCTGGGGCCAGGCAACCTTGAATCCAACGTCCACCTGCAGGCTACATCTCAG AAAACTCATGAACATCATGGCGCCTTGTTGA